The following are encoded in a window of Vigna unguiculata cultivar IT97K-499-35 chromosome 8, ASM411807v1, whole genome shotgun sequence genomic DNA:
- the LOC114193235 gene encoding transmembrane emp24 domain-containing protein p24delta4-like, with the protein MARSITDLGTGGSLVVLFLCLTTHFSVLPFAEAVWFPIPTTGTKCMSEEIQKNVVVLADYYVVTENGPQISTVSVKVTSPYGNSLYHNENATQGQFAFTTEESGTYVACFWLDSNHEHEATLSLDWKIGIAAKDWDSVAKKEKIEGVELELRKLEGAVEAIHGYLVYMKDKEAWMREVSEKTNSRVAWYSIMSLGICVLVSLLQVWHLKRFFLKKKLI; encoded by the exons GACCTTGGAACTGGAGGGTCTCTGGTGGTGTTGTTCTTATGCTTAACCACACACTTTTCTGTGCTCCCATTTGCAGAGGCAGTGTGGTTTCCAATCCCCACTACGGGGACTAAGTGCATGTCCGAGGAAATCCAGAAAAACGTTGTTGTTTTAGCTGATTACTATGTTGTCACCGAAAACGGTCCCCAGATCAGCACAGTTTCTGTCAAG GTAACATCTCCTTATGGGAATAGCCTTTACCATAATGAAAATGCTACACAAGGTCAATTTGCATTTACAACAGAGGAGAGTGGGACCTACGTGGCGTGCTTTTGGCTGGACAGTAATCATGAACATGAAGCAACTTTGAGCCTTGATTGGAAAATTGGAATTGCTGCCAAAGATTGGGATTCTGttgcaaagaaagaaaagatcgAG GGTGTTGAACTCGAGCTCAGGAAACTTGAAGGAGCAGTAGAAGCCATCCATGGTTATCTAGTTTATATGAAGGATAA GGAAGCATGGATGAGAGAAGTCAGTGAAAAAACAAATAGCAGAGTCGCTTGGTATAGCATCATGTCTCTTGGTATCTGCGTTTTGGTTTCTTTATTACAAGTGTGGCATCTGAAGCGTTTTTTTCTGAAGAAGAAACTCATATAG